GCTTCCCGCCGAAGCCGGTGCGGAAGACCTGCAGCTCGTTTTTGCAACGTACTCTGATACGTCCGTTTCCGCAGACGGATATATCACGGTATCGCCGTACGGGTCAGCAGTACTCGCCGCCAGCCGGTAAGTACCTGGTTTATAGTTTCCTCCTAGTTTTTAGGGGTGCGAATCCGGATTATGTTCCTTCAGCAAACCGGATTTGCGCCCCGCTTTTTTTACTTGACAGTGTTTTTCCGCTCAGTATAATGGATGCATAACAGTATGGAGTTGCACATGAATTATACCCAAAGCGAAGTTCTGCAATACATTGCGGAAAACGACGTCAAATTTATCAAGCTGTTTTTTACGGATATTTTCGGTTCGATAAAAAGCATTTCGATTATGCCGGAACAGCTGCCGACTGCCTTCAAATGGGGTATACCGTTCGACGCATCGTGCGTAAAAGGGTTTCTGGAAGTGGCGAAAACCGATTTGTTTATTGTTCCCGATCCGGCGACGCTTGCCGTTCTGCCGTGGCGGCCGCAGCACGGCCGGGTGGTGCGTTTTTACTGCAACATCCGGTACCCCGACGGTGCGCCGTTTGCCGGCGACAGCCGTCTGATTCTGCAGCAGACGGCGGATAAAATCCGGGAACTCGGCTATACGTGCAAAATCGGAACCGACTGCGAGTTCTATCTGTTCAACGCCGATGAAAACGGCCAGCCGACGCTGACGCCGCAGGATCAGGCTTCTTACTGCGATCTGGCTCCGCGCGACCGGGGAGAAAACGTCCGGCGCGATATCTGTTTGACGCTTGAACAGATGGGCATCAAACCAGAAGCTTCCCATCATGAAAAGGGTCCCGGTCAGAATGAAATAGACTTCGCCGACAGCGACGTTCTGAACGCTGCCGACAATTTTGCAACGTTCAAAACCGTCGTGCGCACGATCGCCGCCCGGAACGGCCTGTTCGCCTCGTTCATGCCGAAACCGCTGGCAGACCGGAGCGGCAGCGGATTGCACGTCAACATTTCGCTCAAAAAAGACGGCTGCAACGTGTTTGAAGGCGAAAAACTGCGTCCCGAAGCCGAATCGTTCATAGCGGGCATTTTGCATCATATCAAGGACATTACCGCGTTTTTGAATCCGCTCAACAATTCGTACGACCGTTTCGGTGAATTCGAAGCGCCGCAGTACGTGTCGTGGTCGCGCTGGAATTTGAGTCAGCTGATCCGGTTTCCGGCTTCCGGCGGAAAAGACGTGCGTATCAAGGTCCGTTCGCCCGACCCGGCCTGCAATCAGTATCTGGCGCTTGCGCTGATTCTGTCTTCGGGACTTGACGGTATTGCCAATAAACGGCCGCTGCCGCCGGCAACCGATATCGATTTATGTTCGGCTCCGCCGCAGACGATTGCCGGTTTGCCCAAGCTGCCGGGGTCGCTGAAAGAAGCGCTCGCTTTTGCCGCCGCAAGCCCGTTCGTAGCGGATTTGCTGACGAAAGACGTTCTCGACATGTTCGCTGCGGCTAAAAGCGGCGGTCGGGATCCCGATTTCGGAGAAATCTGATACATAAGATGGACAGCATACTCATCGTTTCAAATACCGGTTCAACTCTGCAAATTATCAGCCGGCTGCTGCAGGCGCAATCGTTTTCGCGCGTCGCGACGGTGCAGAACAGCTGTGAAGGCCGCCGCTGTCTGCTGGAGGCCGATTTTGATCTTATCATCATAGACGCGCCGCTGGGAAACGAATACGGCGACGATTTTGCCCTGCACGCGGCGGAAACGACTTCCGCCGGAATCATTTTGATAGCTCCGTGCGATCGGCTCGACGATATGAACCTCATCGTTGAAGACGCCGGGATTTTCGTCGTTCCAAAGCCGCTCAGCGCCGATTTCTTTTATCAGTCGGTCAAATTGCTTACCGCGTCGCGCAAGCGGGTAATGAAGCTCCAGAATGAAAATGAAAAATTGCAGCATAAAATGCAGGAGGTTCGCCTGATCGACCGGGCGAAATGCATTCTGATCCAGTATCTGAAAATGACCGAGCCGCAGGCGCATCGGTACATAGAAAAACAGGCGATGGATCTGCGGCAGAGCCGCGTCGTTACCGCCGAAAACATTCTGCGCACGTACGAGCGCTGATTGCGTCCGGTCAGCGCAGAATGTCGAGCGCTGACAGCGCCCGGTCAGCGCAGAATGTCGACCGTAACGGCGGCGAGCGTATCTGCACTGCTGTCGGGCAGCACCGATTTTATGTAGGTTCCCAAATTATACGAATAATGCAGCCAGTCGCCTTTGCGGATGTGTTTGAGCTGCGCCGGTTTGCCGCCGGTGAACGGCGTCTGCAAACCGGTGACCGTATCCTGCACGAGTATTCGCGTCGCGTCCGTTACGCCGAACGTTACGTTTTTTCCGTCGGTTGAAACGACGCTCACCCTTTTATTTCTGATAAAAGAACAGTACGGCCCTGCGTTTTCTTTTCTTCCGCCTTTTATTCCCGGACGCCGCCGCAGCGGCAAAACGTACCGGGCGGGAGGCTGCGGCTGTCTGATAGACGACGAAGGAAGCGGCTACGCCATTGGAAGAGACGTATTGAAAGCCGTCGTCCGGGCTTTCGACGGGCGGAGCGCGCCGACGGTTTTAACCGAAAAAGTTTTGTCTTTTTTGCAGATAGACCGAATCGACGATATCGTAAAGTTCGTTCACAGCCCGGCTACCGATAAAAAGCGGATTGCGGAACTTTCCGCGCTGTGCGCTGCCGCCGCGGATGAAAACGATTCGGCTGCAATTTCCATACTGACGAAAGCTGCCGAGGAGCTTTCTTTGCTCGTCATTCCCGTACTGCGGAATCTCAATTTACCCAAAGGCCCTCTGGTGCTCACCGGCAGCGTTCTGCAGAAAGACCGTATAGTGCCGGTAAAGCTCAAGGCCGTGCTGGCACGGACTTTCCCGGAACTTGAATATGCGCAGGCTCCGGACGACGCGGCTGCCGGCGCTGCGCTGCTGGCTTTGCGGAGCGTCGTGGCAACGGGGTGCGCATGAACGGAATTTCGATCGAACGGAATGCGTTACCTCGGGTGTCTCCGCCCTTCCGTATTGACTTTTTTTTCGCACCTCTGTATAGTGATAAAAAATAAAGATTAACGCTTTCGGGTGTCGATCGACTGGACAAGGGCGTCCGCTGAAAAAAATATCCGTTCCCGCTTCCGTTTTGCCGGAAACGCACGATGTTTTTTTGAGTGGACGCCTTTTTCGTATTCTGGGGGTAAGTATGTGTGGTTTTGTCGGTATGTTTGACTTGAACTCCGGTTCGGTCCCGCTGGAAGACGGACTGCGTGAAGAATTGCGCAGCCGGCTTCTTGATATGTCAAAAAAAATCCGCCACCGCGGTCCGGATTGGTCCGGCGTATATACCGGAGCAAACGCCCTGCTCAGTCACGAACGTCTTTCGATCGTTGATCCGCTTTCCGGCAAACAGCCGCTGATAAGTGAAGACGGCAACGTAATCCTTGCCGTCAACGGTGAAATTTACAATCATCAGGAAATCAGAAAACGGTACGAAGGCCGCTATACGTTTAAAACGCAGTCGGACTGTGAAGTCATTCTTCCGCTGTATCAGGAAAAGGGAGCGGCCTTTCTTGAAGATCTGAGCGGCATATTCGCGTTCGCCTTATACGACAAGCAAAATGATGTGTATCTGGTAGCCCGCGATCACATCGGCATCATTCCGCTGTATCAGGGATGGGACGAAGACGGCCGGTATTACGTTGCGAGCGAACTGAAAGCGCTTGAAGGTACGTGCTGTACGATAGAAGAATTCCCGAACGGGTGTTATTTTTACAGCAAAGACTCTGCGCCGGTAAAATGGTACGAACGCGACTGGACGGATTACGCCGCCGTACAGAACAACGTTTCAAGCATAGCCGAGCTGCGCGCGGGACTTGAGACGGCGGTCAAAAAACAGCTGATGAGCGACGTGCCGTACGGCGTACTGCTATCGGGCGGCCTGGATTCTTCCATTATTGCGGCCGTTACCAAAAAGTTTTCGGCACGCCGGGTCGAAAGCGGCGGTACGCAGGAAGCGTGGTGGCCGCAGCTGCACAGTTTCGCCGTCGGTTTGGAAGGTGCGCCCGACTTGCTCGCCGCGCGGAAAGCGGCCGAATTTATCGGCACGGTGCATCACGAAGTGCATTTTACGATTCAGGAAGCGCTGGACGCGCTGAGCGACGTTATCTATCACCTTGAAACGTACGACATCACGACGGTGCGCGCGTCTACGCCGATGTATTTGCTTGCCCGCGTGATAAAA
This sequence is a window from Treponema brennaborense DSM 12168. Protein-coding genes within it:
- a CDS encoding glutamine synthetase family protein, translated to MNYTQSEVLQYIAENDVKFIKLFFTDIFGSIKSISIMPEQLPTAFKWGIPFDASCVKGFLEVAKTDLFIVPDPATLAVLPWRPQHGRVVRFYCNIRYPDGAPFAGDSRLILQQTADKIRELGYTCKIGTDCEFYLFNADENGQPTLTPQDQASYCDLAPRDRGENVRRDICLTLEQMGIKPEASHHEKGPGQNEIDFADSDVLNAADNFATFKTVVRTIAARNGLFASFMPKPLADRSGSGLHVNISLKKDGCNVFEGEKLRPEAESFIAGILHHIKDITAFLNPLNNSYDRFGEFEAPQYVSWSRWNLSQLIRFPASGGKDVRIKVRSPDPACNQYLALALILSSGLDGIANKRPLPPATDIDLCSAPPQTIAGLPKLPGSLKEALAFAAASPFVADLLTKDVLDMFAAAKSGGRDPDFGEI
- a CDS encoding ANTAR domain-containing response regulator, producing the protein MDSILIVSNTGSTLQIISRLLQAQSFSRVATVQNSCEGRRCLLEADFDLIIIDAPLGNEYGDDFALHAAETTSAGIILIAPCDRLDDMNLIVEDAGIFVVPKPLSADFFYQSVKLLTASRKRVMKLQNENEKLQHKMQEVRLIDRAKCILIQYLKMTEPQAHRYIEKQAMDLRQSRVVTAENILRTYER
- a CDS encoding N-acetylglucosamine kinase; amino-acid sequence: MTVSCTSIRVASVTPNVTFFPSVETTLTLLFLIKEQYGPAFSFLPPFIPGRRRSGKTYRAGGCGCLIDDEGSGYAIGRDVLKAVVRAFDGRSAPTVLTEKVLSFLQIDRIDDIVKFVHSPATDKKRIAELSALCAAAADENDSAAISILTKAAEELSLLVIPVLRNLNLPKGPLVLTGSVLQKDRIVPVKLKAVLARTFPELEYAQAPDDAAAGAALLALRSVVATGCA
- the asnB gene encoding asparagine synthase B, which gives rise to MCGFVGMFDLNSGSVPLEDGLREELRSRLLDMSKKIRHRGPDWSGVYTGANALLSHERLSIVDPLSGKQPLISEDGNVILAVNGEIYNHQEIRKRYEGRYTFKTQSDCEVILPLYQEKGAAFLEDLSGIFAFALYDKQNDVYLVARDHIGIIPLYQGWDEDGRYYVASELKALEGTCCTIEEFPNGCYFYSKDSAPVKWYERDWTDYAAVQNNVSSIAELRAGLETAVKKQLMSDVPYGVLLSGGLDSSIIAAVTKKFSARRVESGGTQEAWWPQLHSFAVGLEGAPDLLAARKAAEFIGTVHHEVHFTIQEALDALSDVIYHLETYDITTVRASTPMYLLARVIKSMGIKMVLSGEGADELFGGYLYFHKAPDAKEFHEETVRKLGKLHLYDCLRANKALAAWGVEGRVPFLDKEFIDVAMRLNPEDKMSSRCEPGTKGAGRDGRRMEKWILRKAFEEYLPESIAWRQKEQFSDGVGYSWIDTLKKIAEERVSDQQFAAAAKRFPINTPLNKEEYYYRSLFAKFFPSETAAKTVPHEASVACSTAKALEWDASFKNMNDPSGRAVSGVHDEAYSK